In one Rutidosis leptorrhynchoides isolate AG116_Rl617_1_P2 chromosome 8, CSIRO_AGI_Rlap_v1, whole genome shotgun sequence genomic region, the following are encoded:
- the LOC139863960 gene encoding uncharacterized protein, whose product MKVLKSCLNKKDFKWTEEAEKAFQDIKQLLKELPTLTAPIEGETSILYLAASAEAISSVIIAERKGLKVKFLADFLLETTEKVDHPQNVKASNHVWELHTDGASSEEGVGAGLVLTSPEDEEHTYALRFCFYASNNEAEYEVNGGFEAKDISMKQYLQLVEKISKKFETLEVVQIPRNKNKKADVLSKLATLTFDHLHKKVLVEVLKDKSVDEKVVVATVEEREPCWITPYVKYLQDGTLPTDAIEARRIRVSAPLYVLKNRILYRKSFSGPNLRCLTPQQAIDVVKEMHEGLCAQHSGYRTVVGRIMRQGYYWQSICKDTIDVIKTCDACQRHGTVQRLPKYGLPNKIVSDNGKHFADNPFRSWCEELNIKQTFTSVAHPQANGQVEGTNKEIVAGIKARLGLSQTKWVDEVPYVLWAHRTTPKRSTGETPFSLVYDTEAVITVVIRVPTQRILAFDTENNSSILRENLNLLEERRIMAAIRQADAKQKMAKYYNKRVRYVQFKEGDLVLRDNEASRQKKQGKLGPRWEGPYKVVKVHPNGSYTLSAPFGEEIPRTWNAMILKKFYA is encoded by the exons ATGAAGGTTTTAAAGAGTTGTTTGAACAAAAAAGATTTTAAATGGACAGAAGAAGCAGAAAAAGCTTTTCAGGATATTAAGCAGCTCTTAAAAGAATTACCTACTTTAACTGCACCAATAGAAGGAGAAACGTCAATTTTGTATTTGGCTGCTTCCGCAGAGGCCATCAGTTCAGTTATAATCGCAGAACGGAAGGGA TTAAAGGTCAAATTTTTGGCAGATTTTTTATTAGAAACAACAGAAAAGGTCGATCATCCGCAAAACGTTAAAGCCAGCAATCATGTTTGGGAATtgcatactgatggtgcatcaagtGAGGAAGGTGTTGGTGCAGGGTTAGTACTTACTAGTCCAGAAGATGAAGAGCATACGTATGCATTGAGGTTTTGTTTCTATGCATCtaacaatgaagcagaatatgaa GTTAATGGAGGGTTTGAAGCTAAAGATATCTCTATGAAACAGTATTTACAATTAGTTGAGAAAATCTCAAAAAAATTTGAGACCTTAGAGGTTGTGCAGATACCAAGAAATAAAAACAAGAAGGCGGATGTTTTGAGCAAATTAGCAAcattaacatttgatcatttgcatAAGAAAGTTTTGGTGGAGGTCTTAAAAGATAAATCGGTTGATGAAAAGGTAGTGGTTGCAACAGTTGAAGAAAGGGAACCATGTTGGATAACCCCCTATGTGAAATATTTGCAGGACGGAACACTGCCAACAGATGCCATTGAAGCAAGACGGATAAGAGTTAGTGCCCCACTTTACGTTCTGAAAAACAGAATACTTTATAGAAAATCCTTCAGTGGACCAAATTTAAGGTGTTTAACACCACAACAAGCAATTGATGTAGTCAAGGAAATGCATGAAGGATTATGTGCACAGCATTCCGGTTATAGAACTGTGGTTGGACGGATTATGCGACAAGGGTATTATTGGCAGTCAATTTGCAAAGATACAATAGACGTAATTAAGACATGTGATGCCTGCCAGCGGCATGGAACCGTACAACGCTTACCCAA ATATGGATTACCTAATAAAATTGTCAGTGACAATGGTAAACACTTCGCAGATAACCCCTTCagaagttggtgtgaagagctaaaCATCAAACAAACATTTACCTCAGTTGCTCACCCACAAGCCAATGGGCAAGTTGAGGGAACAAACAAAGAAATTGTAGCCGGCATAAAGGCTAGGTTGGGTTTGAGTCAGACTAAGTGGGTAGATGAAGTGCCATATGTATTGTGGGCTCACCGCACAACGCCAAAACGGAGCACGGGTGAAACACCATTTAGTTTGGTATACGACACCGAGGCAGTGATAACAGTTGTAATCCGTGTTCCAACACAAAGGATTTTGGCATTTGATACAGAAAATAATTCATCTATCTTACGTGAAAACTTGAATTTATTGGAAGAAAGGCGAATCATGGCCGCCATCCGTCAAGCGGATGCAAAAcagaaaatggcaaaatattataacaaacGAGTAAGATATGTGCAATTCAAGGAGGGGGATTTAGTGTTAAGAGATAATGAGGCAAGTAGGCAGAAAAAACAAGGGAAGCTAGGACCACGCTGGGAAGGCCCATATAAAGTTGTAAAGGTACATCCTAATGGGTCATACACCCTCTCAGCGCCTTTCGGCGAAGAAATTCCACGAACATGGAATGCAAtgattttaaagaaattttatgcgtag